Proteins from one Esox lucius isolate fEsoLuc1 chromosome 19, fEsoLuc1.pri, whole genome shotgun sequence genomic window:
- the tspan9a gene encoding tetraspanin-9 isoform X4: MARGCLCCLKYMMFLFNLIFWLCGCGLLGVGIWLSVSQGSFATFSPSFPSLSAANLVIAIGAIVMVTGFLGCLGAIKENKCLLLSFFIVLLIILLAELILLILFFVYSDKVSENAKQDLKDGLALYNTDNNVGLRNAWNIIQAEWKCCGVVGYTDWHEALKEKVVPDRCCQEHYQECGRNSTNMFWSRGCYEKVEEWLDDNKHLMGTIGMCILVVQLLGMAFSMTLFHQIHRTGKKYDA, encoded by the exons CTGTGTGGCTGTGGGCTACTTGGCGTGGGCATCTGGCTGTCTGTGTCCCAGGGCAGCTTCGCCACCTTCTCGCCCTCCTTCCCGTCGCTCTCCGCGGCCAACCTAGTTATTGCCATCGGCGCCATCGTCATGGTAACCGGCTTTCTTGGCTGCCTGGGTGCCATCAAGGAGAACAAGTGCCTGCTTCTGAGT TTCttcattgtcttgctgattATCCTGCTGGCGGAGCTGATACTACTCATCCTTTTCTTTGTGTATTCAGATAAG GTCAGTGAGAATGCCAAGCAGGACCTGAAGGATGGTCTGGCTCTGTACAACACAGATAACAATGTTGGCCTCAGAAATGCCTGGAACATCATCCAAGCAGAG TGGAAGTGCTGTGGCGTGGTGGGGTACACAGATTGGCATGAGGCCCTCAAGGAGAAGGTGGTGCCCGACCGCTGCTGCCAGGAGCACTACCAGGAGTGTGGACGCAACTCCACCAACATGTTCTGGTCTCGG GGCTGCTatgagaaggtggaggagtggcTCGATGACAATAAGCATCTCATGGGAACCATTGGAATGTGCATCTTGGTAGTGCAG CTCCTGGGCATGGCGTTTTCCATGACACTGTTCCACCAGATCCACAGAACAGGGAAGAAGTACGACGCTTAG